The following nucleotide sequence is from Anaerococcus sp. Marseille-Q7828.
AGCTGATGCCGTACCTTCGAACCACTTACCTCCTTCTTCAGTATAATAAGGAGATAAAATTCTAAGTCCTCCATTATTTCTATCATAATCCCAAGCAGAACCTATACCTAAGTGGCGGTTTAAAAGTTGTGGCTTATATTGAGTCAAAACACCAATATCTCTAATCTCAGAATTGGTAGAATTACTTAAAGCAAAATCAATAATTCTGTATTTCCCACCAAAAGGAACTACAGGTTTTGCCATATCCTTAGTCAAGGCCTTAAGACGTGAACCTTGGCCACCAGCCAATAGCATAGCTGCTGTCTTATTTGAGTTTCTCATTGTACCCTCCATTAAAGCATAATTATATTCTTATTATATTGATACCCAGTAAATCTGGGCCTAATTCAGAAAAACCTTTTCTTACTATATATTTTACAAAATATCAGGACTTTTGACAATAAGGATTTTTGCTAGTATAATTTATTCTACTTGGGGATGCCATGGTTTCGACGTGGTCGAATAATCATTGGTAGCAGGTCGTTTGCTGATCGTAAATCAGTGTTTAAATATAAACGCAAACAACAATAGCGAAGCAAACTTCGCACTAGCTGCCTAAGAAACTGGTAGCAATGAATTGTAGGTTGGTCGCGAACTTACAATTTGTTTCATAATCTAAGCGACAACTCTTCTAGCAAAGCTTTGAGCTAGTAGCAGTATAATGAAGCTAGCATATAACTTATTTGTAAGTTTATAAAGTTATCTGCGAAAAAACTAAACTTACTAAACCTGTAGAAGCCTCTGAGGACACTTCCACGGACATGGGTTCGACTCCCATCATCTCCACCATATAATATTTATACAGTAACAAAGAAGAAAATAGTAGAATATAAAGGAATGGGATTTATAAATATTCTATGATTAGTGTATAAAAGAACGTAAAAGAATAAAAAAGAATGGGTTTGTAGTTTTTTTGTAGTTAGTGAATATATTCATTTATCTTTAAATTTAAAACAATTCATCACGATTCTTTTATTTTTTTATGCTAAAAAGTATAAATATACACTTCATATTGTCAAAAATATAGAGGGAAGCTCTATTAGCTCCCTCTATTTTCATTGCGTTCACTTAAGTGAGTTGAGCGAACGAATGTGAGCGAAACAAAAAACCACCTGCTATGCAGGTGGAGGGATTAAGCTTTAGCTTCAAGACCAAAAAATTCTCACTTGTAATATAATTGTGATAACCACATGCACAATAAAAACAAGGAGAATAAATTGGACAACAATAGTTTATCACATACAAAATGGAGATGTAAATATCATATAGTATTTGCCCCGAAATTTAGAAGACAAGAAATATATGGGAAACTAAAAAAAGACATAGGTCAAATACTACGAGAACTATGTCAAAGAAAAGGAATAAACATAATAGAAGCGGAGCTGTGCCCAGATCATGTCCATATGCTTATAGAAGTACCACCAAAATATAGTATCTCAGAAATAATGGGATATCTA
It contains:
- the tnpA gene encoding IS200/IS605 family transposase, which produces MHNKNKENKLDNNSLSHTKWRCKYHIVFAPKFRRQEIYGKLKKDIGQILRELCQRKGINIIEAELCPDHVHMLIEVPPKYSISEIMGYLKGKSSLIIFDRHANLKYKYGNRHFWCRGYYVDTVGRNEKMIKEYIQNQLKEDYYADQISIKEYYDPFTGESVKRSNK